In Crassostrea angulata isolate pt1a10 chromosome 6, ASM2561291v2, whole genome shotgun sequence, a genomic segment contains:
- the LOC128188407 gene encoding uncharacterized protein LOC128188407, whose protein sequence is MDALQGVVLFLILTVSLVATQSTTNDPVTSDTSSPAPEITFPGNFTDENTTAITVGGVFVRVLGQSGKFIMGRTSNPNEDPNALKVAFDAIRELDKDGAVIGKGGRVKHSFNTFASQSFMFSNITDDQYQNLSAKRLDFVANLTSVGATLTAQMYLFEEEGNITQDDEVSQVSKGTLKFNIVLENWSFCGMNEEICRQGSKTSVGEYIEFVIAIKGKKSGTKKGGGRKKRTNAQEYDMGGDASVVLSGKARYDSSSAYENLPEGFPKTEMKGSSQLFVFRFRKFNTSVFYDPQLNLDGNDTTGESTTQTPTSPESTLSAAQITTKILGRSGKMTIGRGSNPDTDADKVQVTFDEVKEIDSSGNPVGASGAMKHSFNTFASLDFTFSALEDTSFAGITAKRLNFTADIESVNAKLTVPVYIFTNGGVISIDGESSTVTAGTVKFNIQIEGWQFCGNSGVTCKQGSKDEVGDAIEFVITIKGKGTQQRKTTDKRTDGEEFELGGGSSVLLSRKISVDGGNYTDMATGYPKLETKGGKQSFVFRFPKFTSSVLYDPQIVLATPDASGSNVVTSSLSILITCLMVLVSRLLH, encoded by the exons ATGGATGCCTTGCAAGGCGTGGTGTTATTTTTGATTCTAACAGTTTCTCTTGTGGCGACTCAGTCCACCACTAATGACCCAGTTACTTCCGATACTTCTTCACCTGCCCCTGAAATCACATTCCCAGGAAACTTCACCGATGAAAACACAACAGCAATAACAGTAGGGGGAGTTTTTGTCCGCGTTCTTGGACAGTCCGGAAAATTTATCATGGGGCGAACCAGTAACCCCAATGAAGATCCTAACGCACTAAAAGTGGCTTTTGACGCCATAAGAGAACTGGACAAAGATGGCGCCGTCATAGGAAAGGGCGGTCGCGTTAAACACAGCTTCAATACGTTTGCCAGTCAATCGTTTATGTTTTCTAATATCACCGACGACCAGTACCAGAATCTGTCCGCCAAACGACTGGACTTTGTCGCTAACCTGACGTCTGTTGGTGCCACGCTGACCGCCCAAATGTATCTATTTGAAGAGGAAGGAAACATCACGCAAGATGATGAGGTCAGTCAGGTGTCCAAGGGAACGCTCAAGTTCAACATTGTGCTTGAGAACTGGTCATTCTGTGgtatgaatgaagaaatttgtAGACAGGGATCAAAAACGTCCGTCGGGGAATACATCGAATTCGTCATAGCAATAAAGGGTAAGAAGTCTGGAACGAAGAAGGGGGGAGGGAGAAAGAAGAGAACCAATGCTCAGGAGTACGACATGGGCGGGGATGCTTCTGTTGTCCTCTCCGGCAAG GCTAGGTACGACAGTAGTTCAGCATACGAGAATCTGCCAGAGGGATTTccaaaaactgaaatgaaagGTTCCAGCCAGCTTTTCGTGTTTCGGTTCAGGAAATTCAATACCTCGGTGTTTTACGACCCCCAGCTGAACCTGGACGGTAACGACACGACAGGAGAGTCCACCACTCAGACCCCAACAAGCCCCGAATCCACGCTGTCAGCTGCCCAGATCACCACCAAGATCCTGGGTAGATCTGGCAAGATGACAATAGGGCGTGGCAGCAATCCAGACACTGATGCCGACAAAGTTCAGGTCACGTTCGATGAAGTGAAGGAAATCGATAGCAGTGGAAATCCAGTCGGGGCTAGTGGAGCAATGAAACACAGCTTTAATACATTCGCAAGCCTTGACTTTACTTTCTCTGCTTTGGAAGATACTTCATTTGCAGGTATCACAGCCAAGAGATTGAACTTTACTGCTGACATTGAAAGTGTTAACGCAAAGCTCACAGTTCCAGTTTACATCTTTACAAATGGCGGGGTCATCTCCATAGACGGCGAAAGTTCGACCGTCACAGCCGGAACTGTTAAATTTAACATACAGATAGAAGGCTGGCAGTTCTGTGGTAACTCCGGGGTCACCTGCAAGCAAGGATCTAAAGATGAAGTAGGGGATGCTATAGAATTCGTTATTACCATAAAAGGCAAGGGAACTCAACAACGAAAAACGACCGACAAGAGGACAGACGGCGAGGAGTTTGAGTTGGGGGGAGGCAGCTCTGTTCTCCTCTCGCGAAAG ATTAGCGTAGATGGTGGAAACTACACAGATATGGCCACAGGATACCCTAAACTGGAAACCAAGGGTGGGAAGCAGTCGTTTGTATTCCGATTCCCGAAATTTACTTCATCCGTTCTCTACGATCCCCAAATTGTGTTGGCAACTCCCGACGCCAGCGGTTCCAATGTCGTCACTTCCTCTCTCAGCATTTTGATCACGTGTCTAATGGTCCTAGTCTCAAGGCTTCTTcattag
- the LOC128189059 gene encoding skeletal aspartic acid-rich protein 2-like: protein MLRVCVVIFWAVGCLHLSQADEEVTAEGVSVKIQGQSGGMTIGRTENPDQDKNAIKIKFDAIQERDSSGNTVGKSGSDKHSFNNFAQLPFEISSLQDTTYENLTAKRINFTASITSVSATLRVQTYIFTEAGNITIGGEITKVEKGTVKFNIILDGWTFCTASTCNKGGSGEVGAFVDLTISIKGKGTPSRKTGNNKRTDGEEYDLGGEASVALSKKIIKDNGDPENMPGNYPAFETQGNKQLFVFRFPTFLNRVVYDPTVYAGSADATSGAATIYSGFSLLLLIFVGIFFNM, encoded by the exons ATGCTCCGAGTCTGTGTCGTCATTTTTTGGGCGGTGGGCTGTTTACACCTCAGTCAGGCTGACGAGGAGGTGACAGCCGAAGGAGTATCCGTCAAGATCCAGGGACAGTCCGGGGGGATGACCATTGGAAGAACCGAGAATCCGGATCAAGACAAAAACGCGATAAAAATCAAGTTTGACGCCATCCAGGAGAGGGATAGCAGTGGCAACACTGTCGGGAAAAGCGGCAGTGACAAACACAGCTTTAACAACTTTGCTCAGTTGCCATTTGAAATTTCAAGTCTACAAGACACGACGTATGAAAATTTAACGGCAAAGCGGATTAATTTCACTGCGTCCATTACAAGTGTATCCGCCACTTTGCGAGTGCAGACTTACATTTTTACCGAGGCTGGAAACATTACAATTGGCGGGGAAATAACTAAGGTTGAGAAGGGAACCGTTAAATTTAACATCATTCTGGATGGCTGGACATTTTGCACAGCGAGTACTTGCAACAAAGGTGGCTCAGGGGAAGTCGGTGCCTTTGTAGACCTCACAATCTCAATCAAAGGGAAGGGAACGCCGAGCCGCAAAACCGGGAACAATAAACGCACGGACGGGGAGGAGTACGACCTTGGAGGGGAGGCGTCTGTAGCTCTGTCCAAAAAG ATTATAAAAGACAACGGCGATCCCGAAAATATGCCAGGCAATTACCCCGCCTTCGAAACACAGGGTAACAAACAACTTTTTGTGTTCCGGTTTCCCACGTTCCTCAACAGGGTGGTTTACGACCCGACTGTGTATGCAGGAAGCGCTGATGCAACCAGTGGTGCCGCCACCATTTACTCCGGATTCTCTCTGCTTCTTTTAATTTTCGTAGGAATTTTCTTTAACATGTAA